The proteins below are encoded in one region of Agelaius phoeniceus isolate bAgePho1 chromosome 35, bAgePho1.hap1, whole genome shotgun sequence:
- the DTX3 gene encoding putative E3 ubiquitin-protein ligase DTX3 produces MGSPVSFVLSRMSGCGAPGAKSRVTVPKRVWEFVTRERAARLALLAQEARVRILVDGETPELYVLQLCATPPGGAGLCPARKALKALLKETEKELKKRSQRHGEVLGARPEPPAGAAGSPGAGPARDEEPERQCPICLGEMRGPRTLERCRHSFCGECIARALQVRSACPVCGRFYGQLVGNQPPDGRMLVTRDAALPLPGYEAFGTIIIQYVFPPGVQGVEHPNPGVRYPGTTRVAYLPDCPEGNKVLGLFRKAFAQRLTFTVGTSLTTGRANVITWNDIHHKTNCTGGPQLFGYPDPTYLARVQEELRAKGITED; encoded by the exons ATGGGCTCACCAG TGTCCTTCGTGCTCTCGAGGATGTCGGGCTGCGGTGCCCCCGGTGCCAAGAGCCGGGTGACGGTGCCCAAGCGCGTGTGGGAGTTCGTGACGCGGGAGCGCGCGGCGCGCCTGGCGCTGCTGGCGCAGGAGGCGCGGGTGCGGATCCTGGTGGACGGCGAGACCCCCGAGCTGTACGTGCTGCAGCTCTGCGCGACCCCCCCGGGCGGCGCGGGGCTCTGCCCGGCCCGCAAGGCGCTCAAGGCGCTGCTCAAGGAGACCGAGAAGGAGCTGAAGAAGCGCAGCCAGCGGCAcggggaggtgctgggggccCGCCCCGAGCCCCCCGCGGGCGCCGCGGGCTCTCCCGGCGCGGGCCCGGCGCGGGACGAGGAGCCGGAGCGGCAGTGCCCGATCTGCCTGGGCGAGATGCGGGGCCCGCGCACGCTCGAGCGCTGCCGCCACTCGTTCTGCGGGGAATGCATCGCGCGGGCGCTGCAGGTGCGCTCCGCCTGCCCCGTCTGCGGCCGCTTCTACGGGCAGCTGGTGGGCAACCAGCCCCCCGACGGCCGCATGCTGGTGACCCGCGACGCCGcgctgcccctgcccggctACGAGGCCTTCGGCACCATCATCATCCAGTACGTCTTCCCGCCCGGCGTGCAGGGG gTGGAGCACCCGAACCCGGGCGTGCGGTACCCGGGCACCACGCGCGTGGCGTACCTGCCCGACTGCCCCGAGGGCAACAaggtgctggggctgttccGCAAGGCCTTCGCCCAGCGCCTCACCTTCACCGTGGGCACCTCGCTGACCACGGGCCGTGCCAACGTCATCACCTGGAACGACATCCACCACAAGACCAACTGCACCGGCGGGCCCCAGCT gttCGGGTACCCCGACCCCACGTACCTCGCCcgggtgcaggaggagctgcgggCCAAGGGCATCACCGAGGACTGA
- the TFCP2 gene encoding alpha-globin transcription factor CP2 isoform X1, translating to MAWALKLPLADEVIESGLVQDFDASLSGIGQELGAGAYSMSDVLALPIFKQEESSLPPESQDKLLPFQYVLCAATSPAVKLHDETLTYLNQGQSYEIRMLDNRKLGELPEINGKLVKSIFRVVFHDRRLQYTEHQQLEGWRWNRPGDRILDIDIPMSVGIIDPRANPTQLNTVEFLWDPSKRTSVFIQVHCISTEFTLRKHGGEKGVPFRVQIDTFRENESGEYTEHLHSASCQIKVFKPKGADRKQKTDREKMEKRTPHEKEKYQPSYETTILTECSPWPEVTYVPNAPSPGFNSSHSSFSIGDGSGSPSHQPDPPAPLADTLLPAWSPQEAQQWLHRNRFSTFSRLFRNFSGADLLKLTREDVIQICGPADGIRLFNALKGRMVRPRLTIYVCQESQQVREPQHEHEDGDGGSGTFFVYHAVYLEELTAAELAEKLAQLFRVPAQHIQHIYKQGPTGIHVLVSDQMIQNFQDESCFVLDTLKAETNDSYHIILK from the exons ATGGCGTGGGCGCTGAAGCTGCCGCTGGCGGACGAGGTGATCGAGTCGGGGCTGGTGCAGGATTTCGACGCCAGCCTCTCGGGCATCGGGCAGGAGCTCGGCGCTGGTGCCTACAGCATGAG CGACGTCCTGGCCCTGCCCATCTTCAAGCAGGAGGAGTCCAGCCTGCCCCCCGAGAGCCAGGACAAGCTGCTGCCCTTCCAGTACGTGCTGTGCGCCGCCACCTCGCCCGCCGTCAAGCTGCACGACGAGACCCTCACCTACCTCAACCAAG gTCAGTCCTACGAGATCCGGATGCTGGACAACAGGAAACTCGGGGAGCTGCCCGAGATCAACGGGAAGCTGGTCAAG AGCATCTTCCGGGTGGTTTTCCACGACCGGCGGCTGCAGTACACggagcaccagcagctggaggGCTGGAGGTGGAACAGGCCTGGCGACAGGATCCTGGACATAG ATATCCCGATGTCCGTGGGGATCATCGACCCCCGCGCGAACCCCACGCAGCTCAACACCGTGGAGTTCCTGTGGGACCCCTCCAAGAGGACCTCGGTCTTCATCCAG GTGCACTGCATCAGCACGGAGTTCACGCTGCGCAAGCACGGCGGCGAGAAGGGCGTTCCCTTCCGCGTGCAGATCGACACCTTCCGGGAGAACGAGAGCGGCGAGTACACCGAGCACCTGCACTCCGCCAGCTGCCAGATCAAGGTCTTCAAG CCCAAAGGAGCCGACCGGAAGCAGAAAACCGACCGGGAGAAGATGGAGAAGCGAACGCCGCACGAGAAGGAGAAGTACCAGCCCTCCTACGAGACCACCATCCTGACCGAG TGCTCGCCCTGGCCCGAGGTCACCTACGTGCCCAACGCGCCCTCGCCCGGCTTCaacagctcccacagcagcttCTCCATCGGGGACGG cagcgGGTCCCCGAGCCACCAGCCCGACCCCCCGGCGCCCCTGGCTGAT AcgctgctgcctgcctggagcCCGCAGGAGGCTCAGCAGTGGCTGCACCGCAACCGCTTCTCCACCTTCTCACGGCTCTTCAGGAACTTCTCAG GGGCAGACCTGCTGAAGCTGACACGGGAGGATGTGATCCAGATCTGCGGCCCCGCCGACGGCATCCGGCTCTTCAACGCCCTCAAGGGCAG gatGGTGCGGCCCCGCCTGACCATCTACGTGTGCCAGGAGTCGCAGCAGGTGAGGGAGCCCCAGCACGAGCACGAGGACGGTGATGGAGGCAGCGGCACCTTCTTTG TGTACCACGCCGTGTACCTGGAGGAGCTGACGGCGGCCGAGCTGGCCGAGAAGCTGGCGCAGCTGTTCCGGGTGCCCGCCCAGCACATCCAGCACATCTACAAACAGGGCCCCACGGGCATCCACGTGCTGGTCAGCGACCAG atgatCCAGAACTTCCAGGATGAATCCTGCTTCGTCCTGGACACCCTGAAAG CCGAAACCAACGACAGCTACCACATCATCCTGAAATAG
- the TFCP2 gene encoding alpha-globin transcription factor CP2 isoform X2, which translates to MAWALKLPLADEVIESGLVQDFDASLSGIGQELGAGAYSMSDVLALPIFKQEESSLPPESQDKLLPFQYVLCAATSPAVKLHDETLTYLNQGQSYEIRMLDNRKLGELPEINGKLVKSIFRVVFHDRRLQYTEHQQLEGWRWNRPGDRILDIDIPMSVGIIDPRANPTQLNTVEFLWDPSKRTSVFIQVHCISTEFTLRKHGGEKGVPFRVQIDTFRENESGEYTEHLHSASCQIKVFKPKGADRKQKTDREKMEKRTPHEKEKYQPSYETTILTECSPWPEVTYVPNAPSPGFNSSHSSFSIGDGGSPSHQPDPPAPLADTLLPAWSPQEAQQWLHRNRFSTFSRLFRNFSGADLLKLTREDVIQICGPADGIRLFNALKGRMVRPRLTIYVCQESQQVREPQHEHEDGDGGSGTFFVYHAVYLEELTAAELAEKLAQLFRVPAQHIQHIYKQGPTGIHVLVSDQMIQNFQDESCFVLDTLKAETNDSYHIILK; encoded by the exons ATGGCGTGGGCGCTGAAGCTGCCGCTGGCGGACGAGGTGATCGAGTCGGGGCTGGTGCAGGATTTCGACGCCAGCCTCTCGGGCATCGGGCAGGAGCTCGGCGCTGGTGCCTACAGCATGAG CGACGTCCTGGCCCTGCCCATCTTCAAGCAGGAGGAGTCCAGCCTGCCCCCCGAGAGCCAGGACAAGCTGCTGCCCTTCCAGTACGTGCTGTGCGCCGCCACCTCGCCCGCCGTCAAGCTGCACGACGAGACCCTCACCTACCTCAACCAAG gTCAGTCCTACGAGATCCGGATGCTGGACAACAGGAAACTCGGGGAGCTGCCCGAGATCAACGGGAAGCTGGTCAAG AGCATCTTCCGGGTGGTTTTCCACGACCGGCGGCTGCAGTACACggagcaccagcagctggaggGCTGGAGGTGGAACAGGCCTGGCGACAGGATCCTGGACATAG ATATCCCGATGTCCGTGGGGATCATCGACCCCCGCGCGAACCCCACGCAGCTCAACACCGTGGAGTTCCTGTGGGACCCCTCCAAGAGGACCTCGGTCTTCATCCAG GTGCACTGCATCAGCACGGAGTTCACGCTGCGCAAGCACGGCGGCGAGAAGGGCGTTCCCTTCCGCGTGCAGATCGACACCTTCCGGGAGAACGAGAGCGGCGAGTACACCGAGCACCTGCACTCCGCCAGCTGCCAGATCAAGGTCTTCAAG CCCAAAGGAGCCGACCGGAAGCAGAAAACCGACCGGGAGAAGATGGAGAAGCGAACGCCGCACGAGAAGGAGAAGTACCAGCCCTCCTACGAGACCACCATCCTGACCGAG TGCTCGCCCTGGCCCGAGGTCACCTACGTGCCCAACGCGCCCTCGCCCGGCTTCaacagctcccacagcagcttCTCCATCGGGGACGG cgGGTCCCCGAGCCACCAGCCCGACCCCCCGGCGCCCCTGGCTGAT AcgctgctgcctgcctggagcCCGCAGGAGGCTCAGCAGTGGCTGCACCGCAACCGCTTCTCCACCTTCTCACGGCTCTTCAGGAACTTCTCAG GGGCAGACCTGCTGAAGCTGACACGGGAGGATGTGATCCAGATCTGCGGCCCCGCCGACGGCATCCGGCTCTTCAACGCCCTCAAGGGCAG gatGGTGCGGCCCCGCCTGACCATCTACGTGTGCCAGGAGTCGCAGCAGGTGAGGGAGCCCCAGCACGAGCACGAGGACGGTGATGGAGGCAGCGGCACCTTCTTTG TGTACCACGCCGTGTACCTGGAGGAGCTGACGGCGGCCGAGCTGGCCGAGAAGCTGGCGCAGCTGTTCCGGGTGCCCGCCCAGCACATCCAGCACATCTACAAACAGGGCCCCACGGGCATCCACGTGCTGGTCAGCGACCAG atgatCCAGAACTTCCAGGATGAATCCTGCTTCGTCCTGGACACCCTGAAAG CCGAAACCAACGACAGCTACCACATCATCCTGAAATAG
- the LOC143696441 gene encoding uncharacterized protein LOC143696441 — MCVHAHSAPSANSGAPSWGRWEYPWVCPGSCQQHFGPCSVPVPPGSGTTPVPVSPGSSTTPVLNPPVSSTPVPVSTSPDLCPPHLYLCPSHLYLCPSHFYPCPPLLCLCPSHLYPCPSCPDLCPSSLCPSATPTCPKQGVLGAPSAPPQLLPAALWALFCPSATWFCHCTCPCVTCSITTPVPVSPGSTSTPVPLPPPCPYLCPAHLSLCHLFHYHTCPCVTWFQHHTCPCVTCSITTPVPVSHVPLPHLSLCPPCPYLCPPHLYLCPGPHLCPPAQTCVQHSTSSTRSELGILRTSQFPVTVAP; from the exons ATGTGTGTCCATGCCCACTCTGCCCCCTCTGCCAATAGCGGTGCCCCGAGCTGGGGGCGCTGGGAGTACCCCTGGGTCTGCCcgggctcctgccagcagcactttgGGCCCtgttctgtccctgtgccacccggTTCTGGCaccacacctgtccctgtgtcacctggtTCCAGCACCACACCTGTACTGAATCCACCTGTGTCCAGCACACCTGTGCCTGTGTCCACCAGCCCAGATCTGTGTCCACCACACCTTTACCTGTGTCCATCACACCTTTACCTGTGTCCATCACACTTTTACCCGTGTCCACCactcctgtgcctgtgcccatcGCACCTGTACCCATGTCCATCGTGCCCAGACCTGTGTCCATCCTCACTCTGCCCCTCAGCGACCCCCACATGCCCTAAACAGGGAGTGCTGGGAGCGCCCTCAGCtccaccccagctcctgccagcagcactttgGGCACTGTTCTGTCCCTCTGCCACCTGGTTCTGTCACTgcacctgtccctgtgtcacctgttcCATTaccacacctgtccctgtgtcacctggtTCCACCAGCACACCTGTCCCTCTGCCACCACCATGCCCATACCTGTGTCCAGcacacctgtccctgtgtcacctgttcCATTaccacacctgtccctgtgtcacctggtTCCAGCACCACAC ctgtccctgtgtcacctgttcCATTACCACACCTGTACCTGTGTCACATGTTCCATTaccacacctgtcc CTGTGTCCACCATGCCCATACCTGTGTCCACCACACCTGTACCTGTGTCCAGGCCCTCACCTGTGTCCACCAGCCCAGACCTGTGTCCAACATTCAACGTCTTCCACACGCTCTGAACTGGGAATACTGAGAACATCCCAGTTCCCAGTCACAGTTGCCCCCTGA